From Planctomycetia bacterium, a single genomic window includes:
- a CDS encoding ABC transporter ATP-binding protein: MIHLEDVRKTYVLGEVELPVLKGVSLNIRQGEMIALMGASGSGKTTLMNLLGCLDRPTSGLYELDGERISDLDRDQLARIRGRKIGFVFQNFNLLARTSAVDNVMMPLEYGGSRISTAAAQERAKMLLHRVGLGDRLDHEPSQMSGGQQQRVAIARSLINQPKILLADEPTGNLDSKTSKDILRLFQELNSEEGITIVLVTHDQNVGNHAHRIILMRDGLIEGDTPVDADFVAEEHHA, from the coding sequence CTGATCCATCTCGAAGACGTTCGCAAGACCTATGTGCTCGGCGAAGTCGAGTTGCCCGTGCTCAAAGGGGTCTCGCTCAATATCCGTCAAGGAGAGATGATCGCCTTGATGGGGGCTTCCGGCTCCGGCAAGACTACGCTGATGAACTTGCTCGGCTGCCTCGATCGACCGACCTCGGGACTCTACGAGCTCGACGGCGAACGGATTTCGGACTTAGATCGTGATCAACTCGCGCGAATTCGCGGTCGCAAGATCGGCTTCGTGTTTCAAAACTTCAATCTCTTGGCCCGCACTTCGGCCGTCGACAACGTGATGATGCCGCTCGAATACGGCGGCTCGCGCATCTCGACCGCGGCGGCTCAAGAGCGGGCGAAGATGCTGCTCCACCGCGTCGGCCTCGGCGACCGATTGGATCACGAGCCATCGCAAATGTCGGGTGGCCAGCAGCAACGAGTCGCCATCGCGCGGTCGCTCATCAATCAACCCAAAATTCTTTTAGCCGACGAACCGACGGGCAACCTCGACTCGAAGACGAGCAAAGACATTCTCCGGCTGTTTCAAGAGCTGAACTCCGAAGAAGGGATCACGATCGTTCTCGTGACGCACGACCAAAACGTCGGCAATCATGCGCATCGGATCATCCTGATGCGCGACGGCTTGATCGAAGGGGATACGCCCGTGGATGCCGATTTCGTCGCGGAGGAGCACCACGCATGA
- a CDS encoding efflux RND transporter periplasmic adaptor subunit: MKLVLISLAIVGLAGGGYWFFKPSEQQGTAYRTVPATRDDFVVAINSTGTIEPEEVVDVGAQVAGRIVAFGKEAHGTKTIDYNSEVEPGTVLALIDDAIYREEVNLAKALVAKAKARYEQMVSQVTEGTANVARAEADLKQLEAKVTQAGRDWERAKKLIKTNVVSQQEYDTYEALNDVAVATLAVGKAALGQAISTAETRKAAVLEAKADIDSAQASLNRAEQNLSYTTIQSPINGVIVDRRVNIGQTVVASLNAPSLFLIAKDLKRVEVWASVNEADIGRVQTGQKVTFGVDAYPGETFMGSVRQIRLNASMTQNVVTYTVIVSVENSQGKLKPYLTANLQFEVMRKSGALLVPNTALRWKPKTEQASTERRTSTGESRKGKSNVWISEGGVARPVEVTVGATNGTLSEITAGDLNEGAEVIVGESSGKVATAAEVNPLTPRMYNGKKE; the protein is encoded by the coding sequence ATGAAGTTGGTTCTCATCTCGCTCGCCATCGTCGGCCTCGCCGGCGGCGGTTACTGGTTTTTTAAGCCGTCCGAACAGCAAGGGACGGCCTATCGCACGGTCCCGGCGACGCGCGACGATTTCGTCGTCGCGATCAACTCCACCGGCACGATCGAGCCGGAAGAAGTCGTCGACGTCGGAGCCCAGGTCGCGGGACGAATCGTGGCGTTCGGCAAAGAAGCTCACGGCACGAAGACGATCGACTACAACTCCGAAGTCGAGCCGGGAACCGTGCTCGCGTTGATCGACGATGCGATATATCGCGAAGAGGTCAATTTGGCTAAGGCGCTGGTCGCTAAAGCCAAAGCGCGCTACGAACAGATGGTGTCGCAAGTCACGGAAGGGACCGCCAACGTCGCTCGCGCCGAAGCCGACTTAAAGCAGCTTGAAGCCAAGGTCACGCAAGCCGGACGCGATTGGGAACGGGCCAAAAAACTGATCAAGACGAACGTCGTTTCGCAGCAAGAATACGACACCTATGAAGCGCTGAACGATGTCGCCGTTGCCACGCTGGCCGTCGGCAAGGCGGCGCTCGGGCAAGCCATCAGCACGGCCGAAACTCGCAAGGCCGCGGTATTGGAAGCCAAGGCCGATATCGATAGCGCGCAAGCCTCGCTGAATCGGGCCGAGCAAAACTTGAGCTATACGACGATTCAATCTCCCATCAACGGCGTGATCGTCGATCGGCGCGTGAATATCGGACAAACGGTCGTCGCGAGCCTCAACGCTCCGAGTTTGTTTCTCATCGCGAAGGATTTGAAGCGGGTCGAAGTCTGGGCATCGGTCAACGAAGCCGATATCGGGCGTGTTCAGACCGGCCAAAAGGTGACGTTCGGCGTCGATGCCTATCCCGGCGAAACATTCATGGGCTCCGTCCGACAAATCCGCTTGAACGCTTCGATGACCCAAAACGTGGTGACATACACCGTCATCGTGAGCGTCGAAAACTCGCAAGGAAAACTAAAGCCCTACCTCACGGCGAACCTGCAATTCGAAGTGATGCGCAAAAGCGGCGCGTTGCTCGTGCCGAACACCGCCTTGCGCTGGAAGCCGAAGACCGAACAAGCGTCGACGGAGCGCCGCACTTCTACGGGCGAATCGCGAAAAGGAAAATCGAACGTGTGGATCTCCGAAGGTGGAGTCGCACGACCGGTCGAAGTGACGGTCGGCGCTACGAACGGCACCCTCTCCGAAATCACGGCCGGCGACTTGAACGAAGGGGCCGAAGTGATCGTCGGCGAGTCGAGCGGAAAAGTCGCTACGGCCGCCGAAGTCAATCCGCTCACGCCGCGGATGTACAACGGGAAGAAAGAATAA
- a CDS encoding porin, with translation MKISVKALLWAAFCMLISAGSANAQGTWTAKGWLAQSYTANPASPHDKYNGPVTWTDRSNEYQMNELYMYLERSTDTGGDGWDLGMRVDTMYGTSSRFVNQTGWELQGDGTQNWNGNNRFYGLCMPNLYAELAYNDLKVKIGRFVSPVGYMTVGSPNNFFNALPYTYQYGEPFTHTGIIGTYTMTDKLTVGAGVTKGWDNVSDSYNPTFGALTTSTYLLDSGASIATVQVFSNEPSGSSTSGGQSPRFLNTFVYTKPLTENLQYVFQSDFGSQQNATAASGNNSDGHSAKWYGANQYLLYTINEKWAFGANFEWFRDQEGFRTQQLNLNTGTGSTRSAPLAGYAGNFYQITMGPKWKPTENLMIRPNARWDWYNGDLGNNGTRPLPFDDGNSGTQFIFGTDVVLFF, from the coding sequence ATGAAGATTTCAGTGAAGGCGCTATTATGGGCGGCATTCTGCATGCTCATTAGCGCAGGAAGTGCGAACGCGCAGGGGACATGGACGGCGAAGGGCTGGCTCGCTCAGAGCTATACGGCCAATCCGGCGTCGCCCCACGACAAGTACAACGGTCCGGTGACATGGACGGATCGTTCGAACGAATACCAGATGAACGAACTGTACATGTATCTCGAACGGAGCACCGACACCGGTGGCGACGGTTGGGATCTTGGTATGCGCGTCGATACCATGTACGGTACGTCGTCGCGGTTCGTCAACCAAACCGGCTGGGAACTGCAAGGCGACGGCACCCAGAACTGGAACGGCAACAACCGTTTCTACGGTCTCTGTATGCCGAACTTGTACGCGGAACTCGCGTACAACGATCTTAAAGTCAAGATCGGTCGGTTCGTGTCGCCCGTCGGTTACATGACCGTCGGTTCGCCGAACAACTTCTTCAATGCCCTCCCGTATACTTACCAATACGGCGAACCCTTCACGCACACCGGCATCATCGGTACCTACACGATGACCGACAAATTGACGGTCGGTGCGGGTGTTACGAAGGGCTGGGATAACGTCAGCGATTCGTACAACCCGACGTTCGGTGCGCTCACGACCTCGACCTACTTATTGGACAGCGGTGCTTCCATCGCGACGGTCCAAGTCTTCTCGAACGAACCATCGGGATCGTCGACCTCGGGGGGCCAAAGCCCGCGCTTCTTGAACACGTTCGTGTACACGAAGCCGTTGACCGAAAACCTCCAATACGTTTTCCAATCGGACTTCGGTTCCCAACAAAATGCGACTGCCGCATCCGGGAACAATTCGGACGGACATTCGGCTAAGTGGTACGGTGCGAACCAATACTTGCTCTATACGATCAACGAGAAGTGGGCCTTCGGTGCCAACTTCGAGTGGTTCCGCGATCAAGAAGGGTTCCGTACGCAACAGTTGAACCTCAATACCGGTACCGGCAGCACCCGTTCGGCTCCTCTTGCCGGATATGCCGGCAACTTCTACCAGATCACGATGGGTCCGAAGTGGAAGCCGACCGAAAACCTGATGATCCGTCCGAACGCTCGTTGGGACTGGTACAACGGCGACCTCGGCAACAACGGTACCCGTCCGCTGCCGTTCGACGACGGCAACAGCGGTACGCAGTTCATCTTCGGTACCGACGTGGTCTTGTTCTTCTAA
- a CDS encoding P-II family nitrogen regulator yields the protein MKLIIAIIQPSKLEAVKAALTEVEVFRLTVMDVQGFGRQKGYTELYRGHEFSVNLLRKVQLQIAVNEEFVEPTIQAVIKGGRSGNQGEIGDGKIFVLPMDDCIRIRTGERGQEAI from the coding sequence ATGAAATTGATCATCGCGATTATCCAGCCGAGCAAGCTCGAGGCCGTTAAAGCCGCTCTAACCGAAGTCGAAGTCTTCCGGCTCACGGTCATGGACGTCCAGGGCTTCGGCCGCCAGAAGGGCTATACCGAGCTCTATCGGGGGCACGAGTTCTCCGTCAACCTGCTGCGCAAGGTTCAGCTCCAGATCGCCGTGAACGAAGAATTCGTCGAGCCGACGATTCAGGCCGTGATCAAAGGGGGCCGTAGCGGCAACCAGGGAGAAATCGGCGACGGCAAGATCTTCGTCCTCCCGATGGACGACTGCATCCGCATCCGCACCGGCGAACGAGGCCAAGAAGCGATCTAA
- a CDS encoding biotin/lipoyl-binding protein: MKVFNEIPAEVTGKVVACLVSNGSPVEFGQPLFKIDPKG; the protein is encoded by the coding sequence ATGAAGGTGTTCAACGAGATTCCGGCCGAAGTGACCGGCAAGGTCGTGGCGTGTCTCGTATCGAACGGTTCCCCCGTCGAGTTCGGACAGCCGCTCTTCAAGATCGACCCCAAAGGCTGA
- a CDS encoding 6-phosphofructokinase — MSLQSPRTLTTSIKKVAILFAGGPAPGANAVISTAAASFLRNGMEVIGIRHGYSGLVEYGPNNPMTEGKDFIALTHKVLRRTRSSQGIIIGTARTNPGKRISHPSHLQDAERSAPLKTVYEALVSLGVDALVSIGGDDTLKTANKLQMYQRTLPAGSKQIPVVHLPKTIDNDYLGIDFTFGYFTAVETLASEVRNLLADAEAGRNYFLVESMGRSAGWLAYGVAIAGEASLVISVEDIHDKYRSQETYKDEETGESKTRDVMNVDEVIRRIVRTMLARDREGKEFGVIVVAEGLAELLPQRFLAGVSRDDHGHIAISQLNLGRTLSKLIADEYKKATGGKSRKIVGLQLGYEARCARPHAFDVMLGSQLGVGAYRALVEKGLSGVMVSITGQFALHFVPFEQLVDQETLVTTVRFVERDSDFHQLARFLETYINEEPSR; from the coding sequence ATGAGCCTCCAATCGCCACGCACGCTGACGACATCGATCAAGAAGGTCGCCATTCTCTTCGCGGGGGGGCCTGCTCCGGGTGCCAACGCCGTGATCTCGACGGCCGCCGCTTCGTTTTTGCGTAACGGAATGGAAGTGATCGGTATTCGTCACGGCTACTCCGGCCTCGTGGAATACGGCCCGAACAACCCGATGACCGAAGGCAAAGACTTCATTGCGCTGACGCACAAAGTTTTGCGTCGGACGCGGAGCAGCCAGGGGATCATCATCGGCACGGCGCGCACGAACCCCGGCAAGCGCATTTCGCATCCGAGCCATTTGCAGGACGCCGAGCGCTCGGCTCCGCTCAAGACCGTCTACGAGGCGTTGGTTTCGCTAGGTGTCGACGCGCTCGTTTCGATCGGCGGCGACGACACCTTGAAGACCGCCAATAAGCTCCAGATGTATCAACGCACCTTGCCCGCCGGAAGCAAGCAGATTCCGGTCGTGCATCTGCCGAAGACGATCGACAACGACTATCTCGGCATCGACTTCACGTTCGGTTACTTCACCGCCGTCGAGACGCTGGCGAGCGAGGTCCGCAACCTTTTGGCCGATGCCGAAGCGGGCCGCAACTACTTCCTCGTCGAGTCGATGGGGCGTAGCGCCGGTTGGCTGGCCTACGGAGTCGCGATCGCCGGGGAAGCGAGCCTGGTCATTAGCGTCGAAGACATTCATGACAAGTACCGGTCGCAAGAAACCTATAAAGACGAGGAAACGGGCGAATCGAAAACGCGCGACGTCATGAACGTCGACGAGGTCATTCGCCGCATCGTGCGCACGATGCTCGCGCGCGATCGCGAAGGGAAAGAGTTCGGAGTCATCGTCGTCGCCGAGGGCTTGGCGGAGCTCTTGCCGCAACGCTTTCTGGCGGGGGTCTCGCGCGACGATCACGGGCACATCGCCATCTCGCAATTAAACCTCGGCCGCACCCTCTCGAAGCTCATTGCCGACGAGTACAAGAAAGCGACCGGCGGCAAGTCGCGAAAGATCGTCGGTTTGCAGTTAGGCTACGAGGCGCGTTGCGCCCGGCCGCACGCTTTCGATGTCATGCTCGGGAGCCAGCTAGGCGTCGGAGCCTATCGGGCGCTCGTCGAGAAGGGGCTGAGCGGCGTCATGGTTTCGATCACCGGCCAATTCGCGCTGCACTTCGTACCGTTCGAGCAGTTGGTCGATCAAGAGACGCTGGTAACGACCGTCCGCTTCGTCGAACGAGATTCCGACTTCCACCAACTCGCCCGGTTCTTAGAAACCTATATCAACGAAGAGCCTTCGAGGTAG
- a CDS encoding NAD(P)H-hydrate dehydratase: MPHELPPDFPRFSKRKPDSHKGTFGTGLCVGGSVGMAGSIGLAGTAMLRVGAGLAQLAVPRSILSTVAGYEPSYMTVPLVEDAEGRIAGEAIERVLELGAKATALAVGPGLGRSAELNRFVARLFSEFLKSAVFDADALNALADQPDVFAGAPGARILTPHPGEFRRLIGGRDPGPRAAFVDEAVKLAARTRAVIVLKGSQTVVTDGERSYVNRTGNPGMATGGTGDTLTGIITGLLCQGFEPFDAARLGVFIHGRAGDLAAAEVGEPSLLPTDILRHLPSAIRELTRPA, translated from the coding sequence ATGCCGCACGAACTACCGCCGGATTTCCCCCGCTTCTCGAAGCGCAAGCCGGACAGCCACAAAGGGACTTTCGGTACGGGCCTGTGCGTCGGCGGATCGGTCGGCATGGCCGGCTCGATTGGTCTTGCGGGAACGGCGATGTTGCGCGTCGGCGCGGGGCTCGCGCAGTTGGCCGTGCCGCGATCGATTCTGAGTACCGTCGCCGGTTACGAGCCGTCGTACATGACGGTGCCGCTCGTCGAAGATGCCGAAGGGCGCATCGCCGGCGAGGCGATCGAGCGCGTCCTCGAACTCGGTGCGAAAGCCACGGCGCTCGCCGTCGGGCCGGGGCTCGGGCGTTCGGCAGAGTTGAATCGCTTCGTTGCGCGATTGTTTTCCGAGTTCTTGAAATCGGCCGTGTTCGACGCTGACGCCCTCAACGCCCTCGCCGATCAGCCCGACGTGTTCGCCGGCGCGCCAGGGGCGCGTATCCTAACGCCGCATCCCGGTGAATTTCGCCGCTTGATCGGCGGTCGCGATCCGGGCCCACGCGCGGCCTTCGTCGACGAAGCCGTAAAGTTAGCGGCGCGAACTCGCGCGGTGATCGTGCTGAAAGGCTCACAGACGGTCGTGACCGACGGCGAGCGCAGCTACGTCAACCGGACGGGCAATCCCGGCATGGCGACCGGCGGCACCGGCGACACGCTGACCGGCATCATCACCGGTCTGCTGTGCCAAGGGTTCGAGCCGTTCGACGCCGCGCGGCTCGGAGTCTTCATCCACGGTCGGGCAGGGGACTTGGCAGCGGCCGAGGTCGGCGAGCCATCGCTGCTGCCGACGGATATTCTGCGGCATTTGCCGAGCGCGATTCGCGAGCTGACCCGGCCGGCGTGA
- the larB gene encoding nickel pincer cofactor biosynthesis protein LarB yields MTSNSLRNLAERLAAGSLGIEDFLAAASASTVADLGDAQVDLDRTRRCGFPEVVYGEGKTTEQLQKIFATLIASGVDVLATRVDSAKADVLRERFPAGRYNATARIFRIPQAAPTTIPSKSVGGRVVIVTAGTSDLPVAEEAYETALWMGADVRLIQDVGVAGPQRLIARLPEIRGADAVVVVAGMEAALPSVVGGHVDCPVIGVPTSIGYGASLGGMTALFGMLTSCAANVTVVNIDAGFKGGYLAGLIASRSRRD; encoded by the coding sequence ATGACCTCGAACTCATTGCGAAACCTCGCCGAACGACTTGCCGCCGGCTCGCTCGGCATCGAAGACTTTCTCGCCGCAGCCTCGGCTTCGACCGTCGCCGATCTCGGCGATGCGCAGGTCGATCTCGACCGGACGCGTCGTTGCGGCTTCCCGGAAGTGGTTTACGGGGAAGGAAAAACGACCGAGCAGTTGCAGAAGATCTTCGCGACGCTCATCGCCTCCGGCGTCGATGTTTTGGCGACCCGTGTTGATTCGGCGAAAGCCGACGTCCTCCGCGAGCGCTTTCCCGCCGGGCGCTACAATGCCACGGCTCGCATCTTCCGCATTCCGCAAGCAGCCCCCACGACGATTCCGTCGAAGTCGGTCGGCGGTCGCGTCGTGATCGTCACCGCCGGGACGAGCGATCTACCGGTCGCCGAAGAAGCCTACGAAACGGCTCTTTGGATGGGGGCCGATGTCCGCCTCATACAAGACGTCGGCGTGGCCGGGCCGCAGCGATTGATCGCGCGACTCCCCGAGATTCGCGGTGCCGACGCCGTGGTCGTGGTCGCGGGCATGGAAGCGGCTCTGCCGAGCGTCGTCGGCGGGCATGTCGATTGTCCGGTGATCGGGGTGCCGACGAGCATCGGCTACGGAGCGAGCCTCGGCGGCATGACGGCGTTATTCGGCATGCTTACCAGTTGCGCGGCGAACGTAACGGTCGTCAACATCGACGCCGGGTTCAAAGGGGGCTATCTCGCCGGTCTCATCGCTTCGCGCAGCCGCCGCGATTAA
- the accC gene encoding acetyl-CoA carboxylase biotin carboxylase subunit gives MFKRILIANRGEIALRIMRACREMGIETVAIFSEADRGAQYLEMADEAYCVGPAKSNQSYLKIDRVISAAEVGGVQAIHPGFGFLSENAHFNEVVRKCGFEFIGPSPEAMRQLGDKNTAKQLAKKANVPCVPGSQGLIPDENEAAKIAAEIGYPVLIKATAGGGGRGMRVAANEAAIKSAFNQARTEAEAAFGNPEVYMEKYVENPRHVEVQVIADHHGNVVHLWERDCSTQRRHQKIIEESPSPFLKPETRAALCEAAVRMVKGASYTNAGTVEFIVDKHQNFYFIEVNARIQVEHPVTEMVTGIDLIKQQIRVAAGEKLPWSQAEVVAKGHSLECRINAEDPARNFQPSPGKITQMYVPGGYGVRFDSHAHAGYVVPAHYDSMIAKLIVHQPTRADAIASMKRALRELRIEGIKTTVPRLLDILEHQAFVNAEVDTRFIERTWT, from the coding sequence ATGTTCAAACGAATCCTGATCGCCAATCGCGGCGAAATCGCCTTGCGAATCATGCGCGCCTGTCGCGAGATGGGGATCGAAACCGTCGCGATCTTCAGCGAAGCCGATCGGGGCGCGCAGTATCTTGAAATGGCCGACGAAGCCTATTGCGTCGGGCCGGCGAAGTCGAACCAAAGCTATTTGAAGATCGATCGAGTGATCAGCGCCGCGGAAGTGGGAGGCGTGCAAGCGATCCATCCCGGCTTCGGTTTTCTTTCGGAAAACGCGCATTTCAACGAAGTCGTCCGGAAATGCGGTTTCGAATTCATCGGCCCTTCTCCGGAAGCGATGCGGCAGCTCGGCGATAAGAACACGGCCAAGCAATTGGCGAAGAAGGCGAACGTGCCGTGCGTGCCGGGAAGCCAAGGCTTGATTCCCGATGAAAACGAAGCGGCGAAGATCGCCGCGGAGATCGGCTACCCGGTGCTGATCAAAGCCACGGCCGGCGGCGGCGGGCGCGGGATGCGCGTAGCGGCCAACGAAGCGGCGATCAAATCGGCCTTCAACCAAGCACGCACGGAAGCCGAAGCGGCGTTCGGAAATCCCGAAGTGTACATGGAGAAGTATGTCGAGAACCCGCGGCATGTCGAAGTGCAGGTGATCGCCGATCATCACGGCAACGTCGTGCATCTCTGGGAGCGCGACTGCTCGACGCAACGCCGCCACCAAAAGATCATCGAAGAAAGTCCCTCGCCGTTTCTGAAGCCGGAGACGCGCGCCGCACTCTGCGAAGCGGCCGTGCGCATGGTCAAAGGTGCGAGCTACACCAACGCGGGCACCGTCGAGTTCATCGTCGACAAGCATCAGAACTTCTACTTCATCGAAGTGAACGCCCGGATTCAGGTCGAGCATCCCGTGACGGAAATGGTGACGGGCATCGACCTGATCAAGCAGCAGATCCGTGTTGCGGCGGGCGAGAAGCTGCCGTGGTCGCAAGCCGAAGTCGTTGCGAAGGGGCACTCGCTCGAGTGCCGGATCAACGCCGAAGATCCGGCGCGAAACTTTCAGCCGTCGCCGGGCAAGATCACGCAGATGTATGTGCCCGGCGGTTACGGCGTGCGATTCGATTCGCACGCGCATGCGGGATACGTCGTGCCGGCACACTACGACTCGATGATCGCGAAGCTCATCGTCCATCAGCCGACGCGGGCCGATGCGATCGCCAGCATGAAGCGCGCCTTGCGAGAATTGCGCATCGAAGGGATCAAGACGACCGTGCCGCGGTTGCTCGACATCCTCGAACATCAAGCGTTCGTGAATGCGGAAGTCGACACCCGATTCATCGAACGGACTTGGACGTAG
- a CDS encoding ABC transporter permease, protein MLFWDTLRLSIKSLTRNLMRSLLTMIGIVIGVAAVIAMMEIGQGSSKQIQETIARMGANNLMIQPGAAASGGISLGGGSSTTLTLEDVGALQNECGEILDSFAPVVRARTQLVYGNKNWVPFYLYGSTPSYLDVREWDIDEGACFSEQDVRNGVSVCLIGQTIVREVFGGESPIGHDVRINNQPFRVIGTLTPKGANMMGLDQDDMLIAPWTAIKYKVAGTSVANTNQSVPDPTDTANAVNTLNERYPSALIPLYPVPSTSQIANNPQIDRMTNVDLIWVRVSKHVAMPGAKRQIVDVLHRQHRIRPGQADDFNIRDMTEQNAALGSSAQMMGSLLLFVALVSLLVGGVGIMNIMLVTVTERTREIGLRMAVGARPRDILRQFLIEAVILCLLGGAFGILCGRSTSAIFRTFFRWPTEPSLLAVIASVSVSVIVGIVFGYYPAWKASRLDPIQALRYE, encoded by the coding sequence ATGCTCTTTTGGGACACCCTCCGGCTCTCGATCAAATCGCTCACGCGTAATCTGATGCGTTCGTTGCTCACGATGATCGGCATCGTCATCGGCGTGGCGGCGGTCATCGCGATGATGGAGATCGGGCAAGGCTCGTCGAAGCAGATTCAAGAAACCATCGCGAGGATGGGGGCCAACAACCTCATGATTCAGCCGGGAGCGGCGGCCAGCGGAGGCATCAGCCTCGGCGGCGGCTCCTCGACGACCCTCACGCTCGAAGATGTCGGAGCGTTGCAGAACGAATGCGGTGAAATTCTCGATAGCTTCGCGCCGGTCGTACGCGCACGCACGCAGCTCGTCTACGGCAACAAGAATTGGGTGCCGTTCTATCTCTACGGCTCGACGCCGTCGTATCTCGATGTGCGCGAATGGGACATCGACGAAGGGGCCTGCTTCAGCGAACAAGACGTGCGCAACGGCGTCTCCGTCTGCTTGATCGGTCAAACGATCGTGCGCGAAGTCTTCGGCGGGGAATCCCCGATTGGGCACGACGTGCGGATCAACAATCAGCCGTTCCGAGTGATCGGCACACTGACGCCGAAAGGGGCCAACATGATGGGCCTCGACCAAGACGACATGCTCATAGCTCCTTGGACGGCGATCAAATACAAGGTCGCCGGAACCTCGGTCGCGAATACGAATCAAAGCGTGCCCGACCCGACGGACACGGCCAATGCGGTCAATACGCTGAACGAGCGTTATCCGAGTGCGCTGATTCCGCTCTATCCGGTGCCGTCGACTTCGCAGATTGCTAACAACCCGCAGATCGACCGGATGACGAACGTCGATTTGATCTGGGTACGCGTTTCGAAGCACGTCGCGATGCCGGGAGCGAAACGGCAGATCGTCGATGTGCTGCACCGGCAACATCGCATTCGTCCCGGCCAGGCCGACGATTTTAATATCCGCGACATGACGGAACAAAACGCCGCGCTCGGCAGTTCGGCGCAGATGATGGGAAGCTTGCTGCTCTTCGTCGCGCTCGTCTCGCTGCTCGTCGGCGGCGTCGGCATCATGAATATCATGCTCGTCACCGTGACCGAGAGAACGCGCGAGATTGGGCTGCGCATGGCGGTCGGAGCGCGGCCGCGCGACATCTTGCGCCAGTTCCTGATCGAGGCCGTGATCCTATGCTTGCTCGGAGGGGCGTTCGGCATCCTCTGCGGCCGGAGCACGTCGGCGATCTTTCGGACCTTCTTCCGTTGGCCGACGGAGCCGTCGTTGCTGGCCGTCATCGCGTCGGTCAGCGTCTCCGTGATCGTCGGGATCGTCTTCGGGTATTATCCCGCTTGGAAGGCTTCGCGGCTCGATCCGATTCAAGCCCTGCGCTACGAATAG